The Plasmodium cynomolgi strain B DNA, chromosome 13, whole genome shotgun sequence DNA segment agaggcacaaaatgaagagctCTTTGATACCTACATGAATAGCAACAGCTCCAAAGTTGGGAACTTTattaactttaaaaaaattgggaaaaaatataaagaagtTATTTCCCATGTtatagccatttttttgagcaaaggaaaaaaatttaccgaAATGATCAAACTGATAGAagaagacaaaaatgaaattaatatGTGTACTTCTCTTTTGGAAGaaaatgttctttttaacaatttaagTAAAGATGTCCTAATCGAAATTGTTAAGAAGTCCATTTTACTTGGACACTTGAATGAAAAGTTTTCAAACGATGCAGAAAATTTTGAGTGGAGCAAACAGATCGAAAGCTGCATTATGCAGTCAGTATgtaatcataattttaaaataaaacttaTTACGTACTCGAATAATAGCATTAGTGTGACTGTGGTCAGCTCCAAAAGTGTGCATATAGATTCGGATGAGTACGACGAGATTGAGGGTTCCATAAAGAATGCCCTGGAGGAGTATGAACGGGCTAATGGCCTGgacattttctcctccttcaacATCCTCGTGCACTTTAGTTGACAGAGTAgtggggggtgggggaagtTGACTCCGTGTGTAGTGCGACTTTGAGTAAGCCTCTTTTATGTGTCGTCGCTCCTACTCGAGACATACACTCCCTCCCTAACTGCTCAACACAAACGTAAGCAATTACCGCTTGGAGGTGGTTTCGCCTTGGTAGCAACGCAcctctacttttttttttttttaagtcaaaTGTTAATCCGCGCTTGCCGGAAAGCAGCCACGGCGGTTGTTCCTTTTAAGGGAACGAAAAAGCAGTGCGCGCACGGGGGAAGCATAACTGCGCAAACTGCTTTTTCAAGTGACTTCTTTTTCAAGTGACTTCTTTTTCAGGTCACTTCTTCTTCAGGTTTACTTCTCTTTCGCGTTACTTCTATTTCACGTTACTTCTTTTTCGCGTCACTTCTTTCCACCTCTTTTTCACGTTTTACAAATTCGCGCTTGCAGCAGCCGTTTCACGCGGTCGATGTGCTCCTCTCCGTAGTAGGACCAGCAAACGATCCACCTGGTTATTCTCCCGGTGTAGGACTCGAAAATTCGATGCTGTGCTATATGCACCGGGAAGGAACACCCCCCTACCTTTTGCAAACGGAGGTGCTGATCAAAATGCATGTCATTCCGTGTAAGGGCATCCAGAAAATTGACTTGTTTTTTGTTATCCATAGTGTACATTCGCATAGactttattatttccttttttattaatttcacatttttaaatttggaCACCATGGTGGTGAACCAGACTACGTTGTAAAAATAGGAGCTACTTTCCTtaatcatatttaaaataaaaccgTATTCTCCCCCGACACGATCGCTAGGTATgtcactttttatttcacttcTTTGCAGGCCCCCAtccacttcttcttttatCCCACTGAAATGTTCTTCCTCACTATTGTAGGACGCACCGACGGAATAGTTGGTATCTAGATGATCATCCTTCGCCCCGCGTGGCTTGTCCAGATCTGCTTCAATCTGCTCACTACGGGTTGTTTTATCCTCTCCCGTGGAGCCAAGCTGGTCATCCACCTTTTGCGATTCTGTAGATGCAACTTGTTCGGTGTCAAAATAAACCACTTCGTTCATGTGGGCACGGATGTTTCGAAAGGGGTTTCTGTTAACTTCATCCAAGGAACTGTAAAATGGAGGGTtacaaatggagaaaaaaaaaagtctgtattatttataacgttattaaatattttcctgGGATCCTTTTGATACTTGAGCACTATGTTGTTTTCTTTGTTATTTAGTAAAATATTCAAGTAGCAAAATTTCAAAGAGTCTAGGTTTACGTCTACCCCTACGAAGGACCAATTGTATATGCAATTCCCCAGTAGTGGGTATATGCAGTTTGAACCCACCCCAATGTCCAGTACTTTTATTTGGCTGCCGCGCAGTAGGGTGTCCTTCTCCTCGTCATTGGTCTCACGCGCGAGAGGTGTCCATTTGTCTACCTGTTCCACAGTCAGTTCGCCAACCCGTTCGTTAGTCCATTCACCAACCTGTTCGCCAACCCGTTCGTCAATCCGTTCGCCAATCCGTTCGTTAGTCCTTTCACCATGCTTGGCCCCTTTGGAGGCCCCTTCCACGGGAACCTTCGGCAGAGCAGTCAAGTCGGCTATATAGTGCATGTAATTAGCTCTGCCAGGAATGTTCGGACAGAGGTAGTTTTTCTTGCCCCTACTTTCCTCCTCTATGGAGGTACTCTCGTTGATCAATACACactcttccttttcactTCGCAAATTTAGTAGCATGTGGTTGTACTCATTATACATGATCAAAAGGGTATCCTTAAACTTGGCTAGATCATTCACTTGAACAGTAACGTAGTCGCCATCTTCGCCTTTCGATACTACAGTTATGTGTTCCAAAGTCTCATCCAATGCTTTGCATTGTACATATGGCAAATAAAAGTTGAGGTCGTAGTACTCCTTTAGGGTAGCTTTACTGAGGAAGTAAATAGCTAgagattttccaaaattgtaaaataatttcccaCTCCTATTTTtgcgtaaaaatatgtttagaAAGGTAtgttttttgcttaattcttcaaaattggTGAACGAgctattttgtaaatttctttCATGCATCCTTTTGGTGTCACTACCGTTATGTTGGGAACTGCCACTCTGCCTTCTATGTGTGGGGCCATAATTAGGCCCACCTCTCTGGGCTTCCTGTGCCCCTCTGCGATAGGATcccttttgaatttttctattttggaCCATTCTGGAGGATTTTtatatacgttttttttaccggTAGTAGAGAGGCGTGTGGAGGGCTTCTTACTAGACTGTTTTTACCGTGACATTTGCTCGTGGAGGTGGGGGGGGCGAAATGGACGATCGGACAAACTGCACAGCGGTTAGAACGAAAAACTATGTGACATGAACGCCGCGAccaacaaattaaaaactcTGCAAAGCTTCCTCGGGGGGGATCTCCAAAAATTGCGAAATCCATCACAAAAAAACGTGCACAAGGTGGCCCACAAAAgggcacacaaaatgggaaacagAAATTGCGCACAGAATGGCTAACAGAAACTGCGCACAGAATGGCTAACATAAACTGCGCACAAAGGGGCACCCCAAACAGCATGCAGAAGTCCCGTTCTACCATTTGCTACTAACCAAGTGGACCCTATTTCTAATCCCCCTCGAGGGAAAACTCGTATGAGTAATTGCTTATGATAATCCTATCACCCTCCCTCGCACCCACATTTTTCAGCTTAACATTTATATTCAAATGATCTAAtattttggcaaaaatttttgacGTGTcacttttggaaaaattaaaaatgttggcTTGATTTTCGATATATTTTCCCTTAACgataaaaacattttctttatatttgtatatttcaAATTGAGATGGCCGGAAGTTGTCACTATCTTCAATTTTAGCAATATCGATTGGCTCTGGCaagctttttaaaaactcaCTTATACTGTTTTCATCATTAATATTTGAAACTATTTCATTTATCGCTTCTACTGCATTTTCCCCCGTTAATGCAGAGATGCAAAATatgttttctatttttaagtTTTCCCTTAAATGGTTAATTACATTACTCACATTAtctttcttccctttgtATATATCAATTTTGTTCAGTAGCACCacttcttttttgcctttaaaAATGGGGTCATACTGCACCAAAACGTCTTTTATGTTTCTATACGTTTCGAGTAGGACATCACTACTGCTGTTTATGTCAAACAtgtaaattaatattttgcaaTATTTCAGGTGCTCCAAGTACTTGTATGATATATTGGATACTTTTTTGTCCAAGTTTTTTATGATTCCCGGGAAGTCGATAACTGTGTAGTTGTTTTTtgtgatgtttttttcgccctCCTCATGCGTTGTATCGTCCGTCGAATCAGATTCTCCCTCCAGTAGGTCTTCTGCCTCCTCGCGATTATCCTCCCAAATGGCTTCTTCCGCCTCGTTTTCGCTAACAAGGTGGTTTTCCTCCAAAACGgcttcgtcctcctc contains these protein-coding regions:
- a CDS encoding GTP-binding protein (putative) yields the protein MHIGFTILLLMIFHKRAVLYNFPSKCGKENTLFVNSSIKFKEGEKRSSRTANKLHCMKKQIKKNQFHDRCAINRKNKKYASGGRGGKGGNVYLIGDKKIDNFLSLKLKSFYYAGNGGKGLNNNQNGENGKDECINIPVNTIIYDEEKKFVNFIHLNGQTVLIALGGKGGKGNYSYRTKSLKIPFVCQFGEKTKEKKIFLKKIFFTDFGIIGYPNVGKSTLLNRITNANVKIANYSYTSKFPNLGIFRRDRGEEAVLEENHLIGENEEDEAVLEENHLIGENEEDEAVLEENHLVSENEAEEAIWEDNREEAEDLLEGESDSTDDTTHEEGEKNITKNNYTVIDFPGIIKNLDKKVSNISYKYLEHLKYCKILIYMFDINSSSDVLLETYRNIKDVLVQYDPIFKGKKEVVLLNKIDIYKGKKDNVSNVINHLRENLKIENIFCISALTGENAVEAINEIVSNINDENSISEFLKSLPEPIDIAKIEDSDNFRPSQFEIYKYKENVFIVKGKYIENQANIFNFSKSDTSKIFAKILDHLNINVKLKNVGAREGDRIIISNYSYEFSLEGD
- a CDS encoding hypothetical protein (putative), producing MHERNLQNSSFTNFEELSKKHTFLNIFLRKNRSGKLFYNFGKSLAIYFLSKATLKEYYDLNFYLPYVQCKALDETLEHITVVSKGEDGDYVTVQVNDLAKFKDTLLIMYNEYNHMLLNLRSEKEECVLINESTSIEEESRGKKNYLCPNIPGRANYMHYIADLTALPKVPVEGASKGAKHGERTNERIGERIDERVGEQVGEWTNERVGELTVEQVDKWTPLARETNDEEKDTLLRGSQIKVLDIGVGSNCIYPLLGNCIYNWSFVGVDVNLDSLKFCYLNILLNNKENNIVLNSLDEVNRNPFRNIRAHMNEVVYFDTEQVASTESQKVDDQLGSTGEDKTTRSEQIEADLDKPRGAKDDHLDTNYSVGASYNSEEEHFSGIKEEVDGGLQRSEIKSDIPSDRVGGEYGFILNMIKESSSYFYNVVWFTTMVSKFKNVKLIKKEIIKSMRMYTMDNKKQVNFLDALTRNDMHFDQHLRLQKVGGCSFPVHIAQHRIFESYTGRITRWIVCWSYYGEEHIDRVKRLLQARICKT